The stretch of DNA TATGACATAATAATACTAGACGTTATGATGCCTGGGGTTGATGGTTTTACAGTTTGCCAACGTATTCGGGAATTCTCAACTACTCCGATTATTATGTTAACTGCAAGAAGTGATGAACATGACAAAGTAATGGGCTTGAAAATTGGAGCTGATGACTATGTGTTAAAACCTTTTAGCCCAAAAGAGTTAGTTGCAAGGGTTGAAGCCTTGTTAAGGAGAACAGCAATCGTTCAGTCTGATACTTTCCAAGTAGGACCAATTAAAGTAAAAAAAAATGCAAGACAAATGTTTTTATATGATGACGAACTCTCACTAGCGAGACGAGAATATGATCTTCTATTATTTTTACTTGAGCATAAAGGTCAAGTTTTTTCAAGAAATCAACTATACGATACAGTATGGGGAAATGAAAATGATATAGGTACATTACGTACAGTAGACACGCATATAAAAACGTTACGCTACAAACTAAAATCTGCAGGCTCTCAAATTAAAACAGTTTGGGGAGTAGGGTACAAATTTGAATGAAAATATCATACAAATTTATGAATAGTTCAATAAAAAAACAAATATGGCTATCCATCTTAATAGTAACAACTTTTACTAGTCTTTTGTTTATTTCATTCACGTATTATATGTATGAAAAGCTATACATAGAAAAACAAGTGGAAGCACTACAACTTCAAGGTGTTCAATTGAAGGATATGTATTATGAGACGAGTCTTGAAACCTTTAGTCAGCAACTAAAGGTGTTAGATGAGAGTCTTGAGTCATCGATTATTTATACAGACGACCCTATGTTATTAGGAAGTGGATCTCCAGTTCATATGTTTGAAGGACAAAATTTAATTTCTTTTCAAGAAAGGCAGCAATTACTTGAAGGAGAAACGGTGCAAATAGTACGGCTGCATGAACGATTAAATCAAGAAATACTTGCAGTAGTTGTTCCCCTCTTATCTCAAGATCAACTTGTAGGAGCTATTTTCTTATATTTACCGTTAGAAGCTATTTCTAATGTGTTTCAACCTATACGTCTAGTTTTATATGTTGGTATACCAATAGCAATTATCATTGTTTTACTAGCAGGTTTTACAATATCAAATTATGTAACGAAGCCTATTTTGGATATAAAAAATGTGACCGAAAAGATGGCGAAAGGTGATTATTCTAGTCGCATTAAAGTAAAAAGAGAAAATGAACTCTCTCACCTAGCGCTCTCTATAAATAAGCTATCATACACGTTAGAAAAAGTAGAAGAAGAAAGAAGGGGATTTTTAGCAAATGTGTCCCATGAGTTAAGAACACCGTTAAGTTATATGAAAGGCTATACAGAAGGATTTGAGGAAGGTTTAGTCGATAGAGAGAAGTATATACTTACGGTACAAAAAGAAGTGGATAGAATGGAAAGACTTGTTCATAATTTACTTGATTTAGCTCAGCTTGAAGGTGATTCCTATCCGATAGAATTTCATCCACTCGTTTTATCTGAACTCATTGTTGATGTTGTTTCCCGATTAGAATGGGTAGCCAATGAGAAAAATGTTAGTTTTGAACATACATTAAATGAAGAAATAATTGTTTTTGCAGATCGAGATAGATTGGACCAAGTGTTAACGAATATCGTTCAGAATGCTATCACTTATTCAAAACAATTTTCAAGTATATTCATCGAGTTAACTACCAACAATGGAAAGGCTAACATAATTATACGTGATGAAGGTATCGGTATACCTGAAAAGGATCTACCTCATATAATGGAACGATTTTATCGCGTCAATAAAGCTAGAACTAGGGCTGATGGTGGTACAGGTTTAGGGTTGGCTATAGCTGAACAAATAATAAAGAAACATCAAGGATCAATTAACATCCATTCAAAAATTAATGAAGGTACTACTGTAACAATATCGTTACCTATTTTTGAATTAGAATGAACGAAAGGAGAAGGACAATGAGAATATTAAAATTTTTATTAACTAGTTTTACATTACTAATCGTGTTAGTTGCTTGTGGAGGTGGGGATGGAGCAACTGGTGACAATAATAACGAAATCCCGAAAATGGTAGAAGTAGATTTACAAGTAGATGATAGAGTGACTCCTAATGAACCAATACAGTTTAAAACTTTCGTAACACAGGGCAATGAAAATGTTGATGATGCAGATGAAGTTGTTTATGAAATATGGAATGTACAAGATGGTAGAGAGAAAAGCGAGATGATTGAAGCGCTCCATAGTGGGAATGGATTATATGAAATAGAGCATACTTTAACTAACGAGAACGTATATTTCGTGCAAGTGCATGTTACAGCAAGAAATTTGCATGTAATGCCTATGAAGCATTTCGTTGTTGGAGATTTTACAGAGGAAGAAGTGGAAGCATTACTACATGAGTACGAAATGAAAAAGGATGATCATAGTAATCACCACAATGATGATTCTCATGAAACGGAAGAAGAAACCAACCATAATGAAGGATAAAAAATCAGAAACTACACTATTAATGAATAGTGTAGTTTTTTTGTAACAATTAATTGTAAAAAAAATTAACAAAATTATGATAGAAAATAATATACTAGAAAAAAGGGTTACTGCATAGATTGATAGAAAGGAATTTAGGAGGAAGGCATGAAGTTCAAAAGGTTTTTTATGAGTGGATTAGGTGTTCTAATTATCGTAGGAGCTTTACTATTAATGCTAAATCCTCATATAAGAGGTGCAGTAAAATTAGTCGTTGCAGAAGATCCATTTGTTGAGGTTCAAGAGTCATCTAGTAGCAAAAAGGTGATGGCTCATTGGGATGAGGGAGAAGGTATACAAACATTATTAGAAGAGTTAGAAAATGATGGTTGGATGATGGAAGACCATTTCGGCTCTGCATTTATGTTTACTAATAATGATAGAACATTAGTCGTGAACATATGGAAGTGGACAGACTATTTTGTTGTAGCAGAAATGACGGAAGGTTAGGTATCATATGAAAAAAACACCAACATTAGAAACAGAACGATTATTATTAAGAACATTAAAAGTTAGTGATGCGGAGTCGATTTATCTCTATTTTTCTGAGGAAGAAATGTTACGTTATTATGGAATGGAACCTTTTGCGAATATTATAGAGGCAGAAAAGTTTGTAAAAGATTTCTTAGATGATTACAAATTAATTTATCGTTGGGGAATTGTGGAAAAAGGAAGTTACGAACTTATAGGAACTTGCGGTTTTCATGCAATTTCTGAAAACCATAAACGCGCAGAGATTGGATACGAAATAGCGAAACCATTTTGGGGAAAAGGGTATGCGACAGAAGCAGTGAGTCGTTTAGTTCAATACGGCTTTGAAGAATTTCAATGGAACCGCATCGGAGCAAACGTTTATCCCAACAATAAAGGCTCCCAACGTGTTTTAGAAAAACTAGGTTTTACACATGAAGGTAGACTGCGTGGATATATCCAACAAGGGAAAATTGCCCACGACA from Sutcliffiella cohnii encodes:
- a CDS encoding response regulator transcription factor; translated protein: MTLSTKILVVDDEKEMCDLVRAYLEKEGHYVDTIFNGEEAVTLAKEKNYDIIILDVMMPGVDGFTVCQRIREFSTTPIIMLTARSDEHDKVMGLKIGADDYVLKPFSPKELVARVEALLRRTAIVQSDTFQVGPIKVKKNARQMFLYDDELSLARREYDLLLFLLEHKGQVFSRNQLYDTVWGNENDIGTLRTVDTHIKTLRYKLKSAGSQIKTVWGVGYKFE
- a CDS encoding sensor histidine kinase → MKISYKFMNSSIKKQIWLSILIVTTFTSLLFISFTYYMYEKLYIEKQVEALQLQGVQLKDMYYETSLETFSQQLKVLDESLESSIIYTDDPMLLGSGSPVHMFEGQNLISFQERQQLLEGETVQIVRLHERLNQEILAVVVPLLSQDQLVGAIFLYLPLEAISNVFQPIRLVLYVGIPIAIIIVLLAGFTISNYVTKPILDIKNVTEKMAKGDYSSRIKVKRENELSHLALSINKLSYTLEKVEEERRGFLANVSHELRTPLSYMKGYTEGFEEGLVDREKYILTVQKEVDRMERLVHNLLDLAQLEGDSYPIEFHPLVLSELIVDVVSRLEWVANEKNVSFEHTLNEEIIVFADRDRLDQVLTNIVQNAITYSKQFSSIFIELTTNNGKANIIIRDEGIGIPEKDLPHIMERFYRVNKARTRADGGTGLGLAIAEQIIKKHQGSINIHSKINEGTTVTISLPIFELE
- a CDS encoding FixH family protein; the encoded protein is MRILKFLLTSFTLLIVLVACGGGDGATGDNNNEIPKMVEVDLQVDDRVTPNEPIQFKTFVTQGNENVDDADEVVYEIWNVQDGREKSEMIEALHSGNGLYEIEHTLTNENVYFVQVHVTARNLHVMPMKHFVVGDFTEEEVEALLHEYEMKKDDHSNHHNDDSHETEEETNHNEG
- a CDS encoding GNAT family N-acetyltransferase, which codes for MKKTPTLETERLLLRTLKVSDAESIYLYFSEEEMLRYYGMEPFANIIEAEKFVKDFLDDYKLIYRWGIVEKGSYELIGTCGFHAISENHKRAEIGYEIAKPFWGKGYATEAVSRLVQYGFEEFQWNRIGANVYPNNKGSQRVLEKLGFTHEGRLRGYIQQGKIAHDTNVFSILKDEFHQKKN